CACGTACCCTAACACCCCTTAATCGCTTACAGGGCGTTCTACAGCACCGGCCCCAACCTGCGATTATGTAAAAACCGGGTGATTCTTACACTTAGCAGGCTCGGGCCGGTCGCTTAATGACTTAGCTGTTGTTGGTATCGCCCGGCGCGGCTCGGTGCGCGTCACGGGCAGCTTCAAGAGCCATTTGAACTTCCTTGTGTGTGTCACGGCCGGCAATGCGGCTAAGTGTGTCGGTGAGGGTGTTCACATGCTCAATGGTGAGCGGCGTGCCGTCGTTGATCTCGTCGGCTAACGGGAGCTCGGGGCAAACAATGCTTGCGGTGAGTTCCTGTAGTTCTCGGAGTGCGTGGGCGGTGTAGGTGGACATAGTGGTTTTCCGTTCTTTTGGTCTAGTGGTTGGTAGCGTGTGGGCTGTATGTGTGTTCGGTGTAGACGGTCAAATGTGGCGGTCCTTTCTAGGTGTTTTTGGGGGCGCTTTTTGGAAAATCTGGCACATATCTGGCACGCCCGAACGGTTATTTTTTCGGTTAAGCCGTCTACCTGGGTAAATGCCCTTAGTTTGTGAAGCCCCGTTAGCTCCACCATTTAGACGCTCATTTTGATACAAAGTGGGCGTCTTATTGTTTGCCTTACGTGGAGTGTGTTTTGTCTTGTCAAACGTGGTTTCTTGAGTGGATAGGGCGTTGAGTAGGCGCGATCATCGGCGTTTCAGGGTGTTTCGTGTGACGTGATTAGGTGTTGGCTAGCGGGGTAGTGGGGCTGTTCTGGACAGGCGTCAAAATCTATAGGGCATCGTCAAAAGTGTCCGGGCTGACGTCAAAAGGTGCGCGCACCCGGTTTGAGAAATCCCAAGACACTACTCGTTATCGATTGGGCGCTTACTAATCGTTTGCTCGACTAATAGCCACTCAAGATCATCTTGAAGGGTTGCTTCGTCGGGCCACAAGGTGCTTGCACCAGCTTGGTCAACCATCTGCACCAGCTCACCTTGGGGTACAGCCAAAGTCGGCTCCGTACCCAGGGACTATATAGACTGTTTCTGCGTCCTCATGTGGAACATTAAGGAGCTGCGCCGAAAGAACGACAAGATCTAGGAGAAGGCGGGCACGTGCGATCGGTAACCTCTCTGGCGCAATGGTGAGCCGGTTTTCTTCGCTGTGGATGTTTCCACCGACAATTGCAGATTGAATAGCTCGAGTGATCTCGTCGGGAGAATAACCGTCGTTCTCCAAGTACTGCCGGACTCCTTGTAGATCCCCGTCTGGTGAGAGCAGCACCGCGTGCTCGATTTCGAGAGGCGTCAGGAAGCCGATCTGCTGAAGTGCCCTACGTAGGCGCACCAAAATGGACTTTACTTGTATGAAATCCTCAGTGGATTCAAACTTAAGCATGTGTCCAAGATCGCCACGCAAAGCGCCTGCGTACCCTGCGCCGTCAAGGTATTCGAGAAATGCCGAGTTTGGGTAACTTTCTCGGGTTTGTATCCGGGAACTACTAGTCTGATCGACGACCTTGTGCGAGACGCTTCCGCTGTCGCCCTCATAGAACTGAGACTGAATAAAAAGGCGAGGTTTCTCTCCCCAGCCAGGGACTCGGAAGGGCAGGATGAAGTCGTAAGCACGCACTTTGCCTACTGGCACATCTTCTGGGGCGCTGACCTCTTCTGGTTCGGTAGCAGATAGTATTGCTGAAACATCGACATCATTTCGGTTAAAGTCAACATCAGCAACAAGCCCTAGTAGGAGCAGCTTCTCTCTCAGCGTAGCCTCGTTCACGTGACCTAGTGATGCAGTAAAGCTGCCGCGTACCTGGAAAGTGGCAATGGCCTGAATTAGGCTCGTACTCAGGGACTCTATCGCGCTGTTGTCATCATCTTTTTCAAGAAATGTAAATGTTTTAGAGAGAGCCCATGCCTGACGGAGTTCATGCTCAGTAGCCAGTATTAATTCAATGTAGGCGCGTAGGTAAATATTATAATGTTTCTTTAGCTCGGAAACTTCATGAGGCTTGAATGTAGTTGAGTAGTTGACATTAGTTGCAACGAGTGTCCTTGCTAAATCTCTTGCGATTCGAGTCATTGGGACGACGTTGCCAAGTTTGCGTTGAGTGTGACTGCCATATTGAAGGAGCGAAAGCCACCGGGTGGAAACAAGCCATCAACCAACTAGCCGTGGCATACCCAGACCGATTCGCAGACTACTTGTAAACCAAACCCCCGCACACAAACTATCGGACACTCTCGAACTCACAGCCGATGGAATCGCCACCCCGCGCGACAAGACAGTGTGGCCGCCCTCCACTGTGCGGTCGATTCTTGTCAATGAGAAATACAAAGGCGATGCGCTGTTGCAAAAGAGCTTCACCACTGACTTTCTGACCAAAACCATGAAAGTCAACGAAGGCGAAGTCCTCAGTACTACGTAACCGGTAACCACGAACCCATCATCAATCCCGCTACCTGGGACGCCGTTCAAGCAGGGATTGCACGCCGCGCAGGCCGGGGAACCGCCAACAGCAACCCGTTCGCCAACCGCATCAAGTGCTCCGACTGCGGCGGCTGGTTTGGACGGAAAGTTTGGCACTCCACTAGCAAATGCCGCCACCATATCTGGCGCTGCAACAACAAATACAAGAAAACTCACCGTTGCGCCACGCCCCACGTCACTGACGACCAAATCAAAGAAGCCTTCGTCAAAGCCCTGACCGGGCGCGTCACCGACCACGCCGTGCCCGATGACACCATGCGTCTGCTCGATGAAACGGTCTACAACACCCACGAGTTGGAAACCCAGCAGGCCGACCTAACAGAGCGGATCGAAGAAACCCTTACGCTGATGAACCAACTCATCGCGTCTGCAGCGGCAACAGCCCATGACCCTGACGACTACGACCTACCGCTACCATCAACTCGAAGCCCGGCACAGCGAGCTGGAGAACCAATACCAGCACATCACTGAACAGATTGACGATCTGCGTCGCCGCCGCGCCCAGGCCGTAGAAGTCCGTGACTTCCTCACCACCCAGCCACCCCTCGAATACAGCGACCAAGCATGGAACACCCTCGTCGACCACGCCGAGGTCGACACGGACGGCACCCTCAGAATCGGGTTTAAGGATGCCAGTTTCAGAGGATCGGTTGAGAAGCACTCGATGTTCGGTGAGAATGGAATGTAGCTTGGCAGTTGACATGGCGATTATTCTAGGTCTCCTTATCTTGACGGTGACGTCACGTGACTGTGGTTTTGGGCCATGCGTTTTTTGTGGGAGGAACTAGGGTGCCTGAGCTCCTTGGACAACACGAATCGATCGCGCGAGACCTGCATGATCGGGTGAAGGCTCTTTCCGGCGGTTGCTATGACGGTCCTATTGTTTTGATGCTTCGGGGGGCATCCGGTGTTGGGAAGACAGCTATCATTCAGCGCCTTTACGAGTTACTTCGCTTGGATAAGGCGGAAAAATCCAAGGACGGATATGGGCAATACTGGCCCGAGCTGACTTTCGCAGATGGTGAAGCCGACCCACTACGAGGCCGCGCGGTTCTTTCCCCTGATTTGGATTCCTTCATTTGGAAGGAAGACACGCTCCCGACGTTTGGTTGGTGGTCATTCAATTGTCAAGAGCTGCGGAACAACCAAAAACTCGATGTCGTGGCAACGGGTAAGAAACAGATGGCGACCCACCTGGCCCCCTTGTCGTTGGCGTGGTGGGATGCCTCTGGAGCTCTCGCTCGTGCTGGGAAAGTGCTCTCTGAAGTAGTTCCTCGGGTCCGCAAGGACTTGCAGGCTGATGCAGCCGATACATTGCTTGAGTATTCTCTTGAAGCGTTGAGTATCGGTATTCCGCTTCCAGCTACTCTCACATCGTGGCTAGGCGATGTATTTCGTTGGTTTGGCAAGAGACGAAAGAACTCGAAGAATCTTCACCGAGACGTATACATGGGGGAACAGCACCTCAAGTCGAAGAAGGACGCTGGTGCGGAACTAGCTGAAGCCATTCGATCCTTGACTGCAAAAGGCCTCCCCGGAATTGTCGTCATCGAGGATATGCACCTGATGGGGCCGGAACTCCGTTCGCTTCTGACAGTGCTCAGCGAGCCTGACCTGAAGCGGCCCGTGATGGTGATTGGTACTGCCTGGCCTGAGGGAATGGTCGAGGACGACTTCGAACAATGGCATTCAGACATGCAAGAAAACTCGGATGTTCAAGCGCAACTTATTGATGTGGATGTCCCTTCTCTCAAGGAGAACTCACTCGTCGAACTCCTATTGCGCTATGCCCCAGAAACGTCTGCCGACGTTGCGAAACAGGTGGTGGAGAAACTTAATACGCCATTGTTTCTCCTTCTTTGGATTACCGACCCCAACGTTGCGATTGAGATTCGACTATCAGGTCACAAAATTCTTCTTTCCGATGATTTCAAGCTACCAGACAGTGTCGAACGAGTAGTCGAGAGCCGCTGGAAGGCTCTGCCTGAAGGTGTGAGAAACGCGCTGACGGCAGCGGTCGCAGGAAACCCCTCAGATCCAGCTCAGGACATACTTAATCGATTCGTGCCGACAGTCATCGCCGAGGTCATCAACGAGATTTACCAAGAGTCACCGGAAAGCGCTCACGATGCGATTAATAAAGCTCGAAATCCCATCGGATGGTGCAAGGGATCAACAGAGGTAGCCCACTTCGCCGATCCCTTGTTGACCCGACACGTGAGGAAAACCGTTCAAGACCGGTCCACCTTAAAGAAGCATGCACAAAGATTCGCGCAACAAGCTTGCACACATTGGCTTGATGATCAGCGTGAGCATCTCGATCTCCCCAGCAGCTCTCAAGTAGATGCAGTGGTGGACTGGTATCTTACCTTCGGTGGGGAGGGGCTACCTCTCACAACAGCGGCGGCGCACATCCACGTTGCGAGACGCAACATAGCGGCATTTGATTTTTCAAAGGCGATCGAGCATTTCAACTTTGCTCTTGGCGCTCTTGGCGGGGACGCTGACGTACGCGATCAGATTTTCGTGCTCAGGCAAATTGCGGATTGTTATTACGCAATGTCTGAGTTTACTGATGCCGAAGCGATCCTTTCGAAGCTTCTACCGTTACAGATTAAATTGGATGGACAAAACCATCCTGACACATTGGTGGTCAAGCTCCTCCACGCGAGACTCCTGCTGAGGAGCGGAGACCCGCTGGAAGCCATGCCAGTCCTGATGCACATCACAGCGATGCTCTTAGAAAGGTACTCGGACGAACCAGTTTCAGCGGATGTTGTGGAAGCTGTATACATCCCGTTGGTAACGCTAAAGGGAGATGTAGCCTTCGAGAATTGGGCATACGAGGATGCCATCGAATTTTACGAGGAAGGTATCGGTGCGGCGACAGAGATTTTCGGGGAGGATTCTCCTAAGACTCTCATGCTTCAGATGAAGCGACTTAGGGCGGTGAATGCACGAAATTCCTCTAGCGATGAAGCCTTTGACCAAGGGAAAGCACTTCTAGCAAGAATCCGAAAAGCAGTCGGCGAGGATTCGCCTGCTGCGCTCGAGGTGGAAGCGGATGTGATCGTTTTTGGATATTATGCCAATCAGATTACGGATGTCGAGCAGGCGTTCCGTGACTTGGATGGGAGAATCCCAGAGTCGAGAAATCATGCAACTCTCCGGGCCGATATGTATATCTGGGCGGGAGGCATTGCTCTCAACGAGAAGAGGTTCGCCGATGCTCAGCAATGGCTATCTGCCTGCTTTTCCATCGTCCATCGGCACCACGGAGCCTATGATCCACTGGGCCTGCGTGCCGCGCACCA
The sequence above is drawn from the Corynebacterium jeikeium genome and encodes:
- a CDS encoding tetratricopeptide repeat protein, with the translated sequence MPELLGQHESIARDLHDRVKALSGGCYDGPIVLMLRGASGVGKTAIIQRLYELLRLDKAEKSKDGYGQYWPELTFADGEADPLRGRAVLSPDLDSFIWKEDTLPTFGWWSFNCQELRNNQKLDVVATGKKQMATHLAPLSLAWWDASGALARAGKVLSEVVPRVRKDLQADAADTLLEYSLEALSIGIPLPATLTSWLGDVFRWFGKRRKNSKNLHRDVYMGEQHLKSKKDAGAELAEAIRSLTAKGLPGIVVIEDMHLMGPELRSLLTVLSEPDLKRPVMVIGTAWPEGMVEDDFEQWHSDMQENSDVQAQLIDVDVPSLKENSLVELLLRYAPETSADVAKQVVEKLNTPLFLLLWITDPNVAIEIRLSGHKILLSDDFKLPDSVERVVESRWKALPEGVRNALTAAVAGNPSDPAQDILNRFVPTVIAEVINEIYQESPESAHDAINKARNPIGWCKGSTEVAHFADPLLTRHVRKTVQDRSTLKKHAQRFAQQACTHWLDDQREHLDLPSSSQVDAVVDWYLTFGGEGLPLTTAAAHIHVARRNIAAFDFSKAIEHFNFALGALGGDADVRDQIFVLRQIADCYYAMSEFTDAEAILSKLLPLQIKLDGQNHPDTLVVKLLHARLLLRSGDPLEAMPVLMHITAMLLERYSDEPVSADVVEAVYIPLVTLKGDVAFENWAYEDAIEFYEEGIGAATEIFGEDSPKTLMLQMKRLRAVNARNSSSDEAFDQGKALLARIRKAVGEDSPAALEVEADVIVFGYYANQITDVEQAFRDLDGRIPESRNHATLRADMYIWAGGIALNEKRFADAQQWLSACFSIVHRHHGAYDPLGLRAAHQLGYALLQLEQFDEARSVLETLTENARIAVGATGSSTVRAEVLLSWIYQIQGRGAKAIERLMRVRAALTIDSSNGYTLIDLVDARLRELNSEMEYIDFYPLVQEKNGRFGRLSGTGVDSDPLWFIEGGREFPKIANQVAVIRDTERIFDQIPEHWALYLGILSRAYMNLGSCYWRLGNIDEADKAFGTADKFVKLFFSKARQTGDIPPDKAVVEMASRMLAISINMMGMLISLKLTSDIRDVFETNKERAVGLMGQLSNETPENLGNVNVRFLEQILSGLISS